The proteins below are encoded in one region of Triticum aestivum cultivar Chinese Spring chromosome 1B, IWGSC CS RefSeq v2.1, whole genome shotgun sequence:
- the LOC123139998 gene encoding rac-like GTP-binding protein 2, with protein MSVTKFIKCVTVGDGAVGKTCMLICYTSNRFPSDYIPTVFDNFSANVSVDGNIVNLGLWDTAGQEDYSRLRPLSYRGADVFVLAFSLISSASYENVLKKWMPELRRFAPNVPIVLVGTKLDLRDHRAYLADHPGASAITTAQGEELRKQIGAAAYIECSSKTQQNVKAVFDTAIKVVLQPPRRREVMAARKKTRRSSGCSIMHLMCGSTCAA; from the exons ATGAGCGTGACCAAGTTTATCAAGTGCGTCACGGTGGGCGACGGCGCCGTCGGCAAGACCTGCATGCTCATCTGCTACACCAGCAACAGGTTCCCCAGC GACTACATCCCCACGGTGTTCGACAACTTCAGCGCCAACGTCTCCGTGGACGGCAACATCGTCAACCTCGGCCTATGGGACACCGCCG GGCAAGAGGACTACAGCAGGCTGAGGCCGCTGAGCTACAGAGGCGCCGACGTCTTCGTGCTCGCCTTCTCCCTCATCAGCAGCGCAAGCTACGAGAATGTCCTCAAGAAG TGGATGCCAGAGCTCCGCCGGTTCGCGCCGAACGTTCCCATTGTTCTTGTTGGGACCAAGCTAG ATCTGCGTGACCACAGAGCCTACCTCGCCGACCATCCCGGTGCCTCAGCAATCACAACTGCACAG GGTGAAGAACTCAGGAAGCAGATCGGCGCCGCAGCTTACATCGAGTGCAGCTCGAAGACGCAGCAG AACGTCAAGGCTGTCTTCGACACCGCCATCAAGGTTGTCCTTCAACCGCCGAGGAGGAGGGAGGTGATGGCGGCCAGGAAGAAAACTAGGCGAAGCTCTGGATGCTCCATCAT GCACTTGATGTGTGGCAGCACGTGTGCTGCTTGA